From a region of the Dunckerocampus dactyliophorus isolate RoL2022-P2 chromosome 20, RoL_Ddac_1.1, whole genome shotgun sequence genome:
- the LOC129173509 gene encoding uncharacterized protein LOC129173509, giving the protein MKMMRGVACLLLGNLLRTVASASLKVREEHRTAFFGEDIHIDIPPGDAGEVAFTPKTNKSSEVVLLRAGKAVDARGRLNSFGHLVLEDVQKEDEGVYVVSKNANVLKRLVLIVRDCAVEEVVKYGDTYYIHLDKDEGPISLEFRPSPVLHGNQSELLHATQPPAVLLYRQPLVLSDAYAGRLSASEKSVALHSVKKEDEGTFTVRDHEGKVRRRNCLHVREHQDFLHPSSGADVAMRLYLHHSHANVVYRPKSGHQDRLILERGVLMTPQNPPLGGRLNAEGSELVLKNVRMSDTGVFKVTDWAGFPVAYIYVNVVASKLPPLTVAILALLSLIAFMLLICLLSCFYKVHKRNEKNNKLMLLAQQASKGDGEAFRQVVEEAYTRFTEESLTQSACNQPSEVTEVAIKGLEVSKPGRYQALDSDTTLLEMSDSGVEFTSSGLPLDSDTDAVTCASHKPLINAHSQGAPPSREATLVPDGDLSASPVSAASPGAGSAETSAAAEDGESGRKEEAAQST; this is encoded by the exons atgaagatgatgagggGGGTGGCGTGCTTGTTGCTCGGCAACCTGCTTCGCACGG TCGCATCAGCGTCGCTGAAAG TCAGAGAAGAACACAGAACGGCCTTCTTCGGCGAGGACATTCACATCGACATCCCGCCCGGCGACGCCGGCGAGGTAGCGTTCACGCCCAAGACCAACAAGTCCTCCGAGGTGGTCCTTCTTCGCGCGGGCAAAGCGGTGGACGCACGAGGTCGTCTCAATTCCTTCGGCCACCTGGTGCTGGAGGACGTGCAGAAGGAGGACGAGGGCGTGTACGTCGTCAGCAAAAACGCCAACGTGCTCAAACGCCTCGTCCTCATCGTCAGag ACTGCGCCGTGGAGGAGGTGGTGAAGTATGGAGACACGTACTACATCCACCTGGACAAGGACGAAGGTCCCATCAGCCTGGAGTTCAG GCCCAGTCCCGTGCTGCACGGCAATCAGTCGGAGCTGCTGCACGCCACGCAGCCGCCGGCCGTGCTCCTGTACCGCCAGCCCCTGGTGCTGTCCGACGCCTACGCCGGACGTCTGAGCGCGTCGGAGAAAAGCGTGGCACTGCACTCGGTCAAGAAGGAGGATGAGGGAACTTTCACCGTCCGCGACCACGAGGGCAAAGTCCGGAGGAGGAACTGCCTCCACGTGCGAG AGCACCAGGACTTCCTGCACCCTTCCAGCGGAGCCGACGTGGCCATGAGACTCTACCTGCATCACTCCCACGCCAACGTGGTCTACAGGCCCAAATCAGGCCATCAGGACCGGCTCATCCTGGAGCGGGGCGTTCTGATGACACCTCAGAACCCCCCGCTGGGGGGGCGCTTGAACGCAGAGGGCTCGGAGCTGGTCTTGAAGAACGTCCGCATGTCCGACACGGGCGTCTTCAAAGTCACGGACTGGGCTGGGTTCCCTGTGGCTTACATCTATGTAAACGTGGTCG CCTCGAAGCTTCCGCCGCTGACGGTGGCCATCTTGGCCCTGCTGAGCTTGATTGCCTTCATGCTGCTGATCTGCCTGCTGTCCTGCTTCTACAAAGTCCACAAGAGGAACGAGAAGAACAACAAACTGATGCTGCTGGCCCAGCAGGCCAGCAAGGGGGACGGCGAGGCCTTCAGACAG gtGGTTGAAGAGGCGTACACCAGGTTCACGGAGGAATCTCTCACGCAGTCGGCGTGCAACCAACCATCAGAGGTGACAGAGGTCGCCATCAAG GGCCTGGAGGTGTCCAAACCGGGCCGCTACCAGGCTCTCGACTCAGACACCACCCTCCTGGAGATGAGCGACTCCGGAGTGGAGTTCACCTCCTCGGGCCTCCCTCTGGACAGCGACACGGATGCCGTGACCTGCGCCTCCCACAAGCCCCTCATCAATGCTCACTCCCAGGGAGCCCCTCCCAGCCGGGAGGCCACCCTGGTCCCCGACGGCGACCTGAGCGCCAGTCCTGTCTCCGCCGCGTCACCGGGAGCCGGTTCGGCTGAGACGTCGGCAGCGGCTGAGGATGGAGAATCTGGGCGGAAGGAAGAAGCGGCTCAGAGCACCTGA
- the tcf19l gene encoding transcription factor 19, with protein MLSGVQPCFQLLRIGSSAEDSARDLYTFRPALASSVFRLGRAAELCDVTLDSPTVSRIHAELHARREAGGGEEAMSQEEGWRVHIKDRSSHGTWVNEVRLQSGVQWELSDGDTLTFGGHSSPRSPEFYFLFQKVKVRPLDFDAITISKAGTFSSDLQNRIRTNPDRKAVPVVDLSKLSINRATVILNSIGSLSKMKGSAWTFKRSHSHEGTASDPGSSSSPPPLSTGPSPLLPPSTPPSLASKALPPASRSRRKSAHTVLLEDDSSDEPRSRTALVGLEEEAQRARGRKKRRLYKSESDDLGSLPPPHPLQPNGLGELRRPQESKPFPVGIRTIGSFHGAMSNTRLDPPLLPKPAAVHRQEHEAPRHLPGGTRGNTVAFRQQRPTQPAVRGRRRAHSSPVFSPLVVGGENYSLASPSVRIRAAPRGRAAFNRFHQQPGKRRGRPRKHPLPPRPSLPSPSSSSSSSTSSASSSSDSSSSSSDEEDEDEAAGPSGAVEPCAAPRCLLPQQDTVQWIQCDVCDAWYHIDCLHVDCKKLLRDPSADFHCGCC; from the exons ATGCTCTCGGGGGTGCAGCCTTGCTTCCAGCTGCTGCGCATCGGCTCCTCGGCGGAGGACTCGGCGCGGGACCTCTACACCTTCAGGCCGGCGCTCGCCAGCTCGGTTTTCCGGCTGGGCCGAGCGGCCGAGCTCTGCGATGTCACGCTGGACTCACCGACGGTCTCCCGCATCCACGCCGAGCTGCACGCCCGGCGGGAGGCGGGCGGCGGCGAGGAGGCTATGTCTCAGGAGGAGGGGTGGAGGGTCCACATCAAGGACAGAAGTAGTCACG GCACCTGGGTCAATGAGGTCCGCCTCCAGTCCGGCGTCCAATGGGAACTTTCGGATGGTGACACGCTGACATTTGGTGGACACTCATCACCCAGGAGCCCTGAGTTCTACTTCCTCTTCCAGAAGGTCAAAGTTCGTCCACTGGACTTTGACGCCATCACCATCTCAAAG gcgGGAACCTTTTCCTCCGACCTGCAGAACCGAATCAGAACCAACCCGGACCGCAAGGCGGTGCCGGTCGTGGATCTGTCCAAGCTGTCCATCAACCGGGCCACCGTCATCCTCAACTCCATCGGCAGCCTCAGCAAGATGAAGGGCAGCGCCTGGACCTTCAAGAGGAGCCACAGCCATGAGGGGACCGCCTCCGACCCGGGCTCCTCGTCCTCGCCACCGCCTCTCAGCACTGGCCCCTCCCCTCTCCTACCACCCTCCACCCCGCCGTCGCTCGCCTCCAAGGCACTCCCGCCGGCGTCCCGGAGCCGCAGGAAGTCTGCTCACACGGTCCTTCTGGAGGACGACAGCTCAGACGAGCCAAGGAGCAGGACGG CGCTGGTAGGACTGGAGGAGGAAGCACAACGAGCGCGCGGCAGGAAGAAGCGGCGTCTCTACAAGTCCGAGTCGGATGATCTGGGCTCACTGCCGCCGCCTCATCCGCTCCAACCCAATGGCCTCGGTGAGCTTCGCCGTCCGCAGGAGTCCAAACCCTTCCCCGTGGGGATCAGGACCATCGGAAGCTTCCACGGCGCCATGAGCAACACCCGACTGGACCCGCCCCTCCTCCCCAAGCCGGCCGCTGTGCACCGACAAGAGCACGAGGCGCCGCGGCACCTTCCAGGTGGCACGCGGGGAAACACGGTTGCCTTCCGTCAACAAAGGCCCACTCAGCCAGCTGTGAGGGGCCGCAGGAGAGCTCACAGCTCTCCGGTTTTCTCCCCCCTGGTGGTGGGAGGGGAGAACTACAGCCTGGCGTCGCCCTCGGTGCGGATCCGCGCGGCCCCGAGGGGCAGGGCGGCGTTCAACAGGTTTCACCAGCAGCCCGG CAAGCGACGAGGCCGACCCCGGAAGCACCCTCTTCCTCCTCGGCCGTCCCTGCCCTCGCCATCGTCCTCTTCTTCGTCCTCCACCTCCTCGGCTTCTTCCTCCTCggactcctcctcctcgtcctccgatgaggaggacgaggacgaggcGGCGGGGCCGTCTGGGGCGGTGGAGCCGTGTGCGGCTCCCCGCTGCCTGCTGCCCCAGCAGGACACGGTGCAGTGGATCCAGTGCGACGTGTGCGATGCCTGGTACCACATCGACTGTCTCCACGTGGACTGTAAGAAGCTCCTGAGGGACCCCAGCGCTGACTTCCACTGTGGCTGCTGCTGA